The following coding sequences are from one Rutidosis leptorrhynchoides isolate AG116_Rl617_1_P2 chromosome 11, CSIRO_AGI_Rlap_v1, whole genome shotgun sequence window:
- the LOC139875741 gene encoding uncharacterized protein produces MSVSHSTWPVVLMPYNLPPWLCMKKPFLFLSLLIPGPSAPGNNIDVYMQPLVDELKELWDTGVNTCDASTKSYFTLLASLLWTVSDFPAYANLSGWSTKGKLACPSCHKETISTRLSNSHKEIFMAHRHWLESLHPFRMDKDSFDGTEEREGLPRSLTGEQVLTELKDFEIKFGKLVKDNPSLPYNWKKRNGKTKDYLKGRRDLEEMGIRHELHLEPLSNGKVYLPPACFEKDKKEKEKFCNVLKEVKVPDGYAANISRCIQVKPTPKMLGLKSHDNHILMQQLLPVAIRNILPKHVRSVIMKLCRYYRQLCSKVLNPNDLFNMEKDIEKILYDLERIFPPSFFDVMIHLSVHLASEARLGGPVHYRWMYPIERYLGTLKSYVRNKSKPEGSIAEGYLAEECLSFCSLYLASDVETIHNKTSRNHDDGGDDTVLPIFCMPGQPIGATNVVKLGYDTLGIAHSHVLEHLNILSHQNPKKRKRDLQHLHSQEFEEWLSDYVDEDMTSRDNRITSDIETLANGPSEVVKKYKGYIINGFQFHIKDVEKNMTTQNSRVILQALTSSFSSARDNDPIVGDVTYYGVLKDIIELQYSDEMKVVLFHCDWISSGSRIKVDENGFTTLDFRGLKQTKEPYILASQAQQVFYVADPVRKDWKVVIKTTPRDNFDMDEQICIDDVETHLQSDTPMGPQLVENETIDMVRGDLDGTIVDDDTLVAATDKNQIDHDQGRICECSTYVLEQGS; encoded by the exons ATGAGTGTTTCACATAGTACATGGCCTGTTGTTTTGATGCCATATAATCTACCTCCATGGTTGTGCATGAAAAAACCTTTTCTATTCCTAAGTTTACTTATACCCGGTCCATCTGCTCCAGGTAATAATATAGACGTCTATATGCAACCTCTAGTTGATGAGTTGAAAGAGTTGTGGGATACTGGAGTTAATACTTGTGACGCATCAACTAAGAGTTACTTCACACTGCTTGCTTCTTTGTTATGGACAGTAAGTGACTTTCCTGCATATGCGAATTTATCGGGTTGGAGCACTAAAGGTAAATTAGCTTGTCCTTCATGCCATAAGGAAACCATATCAACACGGTTATCAAACTCCCACAAAGAAATCTTCATGGCACATCGTCACTGGTTGGAATCGTTGCATCCTTTCCGTATGGATAAAGATTCTTTTGATGGCACGGAAGAACGTGAAGGGCTACCGCGTAGCTTAACAGGGGAACAAGTGCTTACGGAGCTgaaagattttgaaataaaatttggaaaacttgtgaaggataacccaTCCTTACCATATAATTGGAAGAAGAGAA ATGGAAAGACGAAGGATTATTTAAAAGGACGTCGTGATTTGGAAGAAATGGGTATTAGACATGAACTTCATCTAGAACCTTTATCAAATGGCAAAGTGTATTTGCCTCCTGCATGTTTCGAAAaagataaaaaagaaaaagaaaaattttgTAATGTGCTAAAAGAGGTGAAAGTGCCAGATGGTTATGCTGCTAATATTTCTAGATGCATTCAGGTAAAACCTACTCCAAAAATGTTAGGCCTCAAAAGTCACGATAATCATATTTTGATGCAGCAGTTGCTTCCCGTGGCAATAAGAAATATTTTACCGAAGCATGTGCGTTCTGTTATCATGAAGTTATGTCGGTACTACAGACAATTATGCTCAAAAGTTCTTAATCCTAATGATTTATTTAACATGGAAAAAGATATTGAAAAAATACTTTACGATTTAGAAAGGATTTTTCCACCATCATTTTTTGATGTCATGATTCATCTATCGGTTCATCTAGCTTCAGAGGCCAGATTAGGGGGACCTGTTCATTACCGTTGGATGTATCCAATCGAGAG GTATTTAGGTACATTAAAATCTTATGTGCGAAACAAGAGTAAACCCGAGGGTTCAATTGCAGAAGGATATTTAGCGGAAGAGTGTTTGTCATTTTGTTCTCTGTATTTAGCTAGTGATGTCGAGACCATACATAATAAGACTAGCAGAaatcatgatgatggtggtgatgatactGTCTTACCAATATTTTGTATGCCTGGTCAACCAATTGGTGCAACAAACGTAGTAAAACTAGGCTATGACACTTTGGGTATTGCACACTCACATGTGCT AGAGCATCTGAATATTCTTAGTCATCAAAATCCGAAAAAACGTAAGCGTGACCTTCAACATTTACATAGTCAGGAGTTTGAGGAGTGGCTGTCTGATTAC GTTGATGAGGACATGACTAGTCGGGataacagaatcacaagtgatataGAGACATTGGCAAACGGTCCAAGTGAGGTTGTAAAGAAATATAAGGGATATATCATAAATGGTTTCCAATTTCACATTAAAGATGTAGAGAAGAATATGACAACACAAAATAGCAGAGTCATACTTCAGGCTCTAACAAGTAGCTTCTCGAGTGCTAGAGATAACGATCCTATTGTGGGAGATGTCACTTACTACGGTGTTTTAAAAGATATAATCGAGTTGCAGTATAGTGATGAGATGAAAGTTGTTTTGTTCCATTGTGATTGGATATCAAGTGGTTCCAGGATAAAAGTTGATGAGAATGGGTTTACGACACTCGATTTTCGAGGTTTGAAGCAAACTAAAGAGCCTTATATCCTAGCTTCGCAAGCACAACAAGTATTCTATGTTGCAGATCCTGTTCGTAAAGATTGGAAAGTTGTGATCAAGACAACACCTAGAGATAATTTTGACATGGATGAACAAATTTGTATCGATGATGTAGAAACACATTTGCAGAGTGACACACCGATGGGTCCTCAACTTgtagaaaatgagactattgaTATGGTTAGAGGCGATTTGGATGGGACCATTGTTGACGATGATACTTTAGTTGCTGCTACAGATAAAAATCAAATTGATCATGATCAGGGGCGGATTTGTGAGTGTTCAACATATGTGCTAGAACAAGGCTCATAA
- the LOC139875742 gene encoding uncharacterized protein: MSLCRSSPAYEKGLDKFIERNFSKKGKDGHIYCPCKYCGNHKRVDRVQAKTHLLCDGFFEGYKIPNVYFEPDDTPTFEDADEDDMQALAQCVFNVFEDEDDIQQIENQTVPNLNAEKFNKVLEDEKKELYPGCKFSVLSFIVRLFHSKCVGKCNEKGFSMILDTMRGAFLHAAIPKSLYELRKIIRDLGLGYEKIDACPNDCMLYWKENKDKIKCDVCQTSRYKQINNDSENESTTEADNDGDYKAKKVGAKVLRYFPLIPRLQRLFMSPKTAGSMRWHEESCTKDGRLRHPADSPAWKTFDYENKEFAKEPRNVRLGLASDGFNPLET, encoded by the coding sequence ATGTCCTTGTGTAGATCTTCCCCTGCATACGAAAAAGGACTTGACAAATTTATAGAACGTAATTTCTCTAAAAAAGGAAAAGATGGTCATATATATTGTCCGTGCAAATATTGCGGTAATCATAAACGGGTTGATCGGGTCCAGGCTAAAACACATTTGCTATGTGACGGGTTTTTCGAAGGTTATAAAATTCCAAATGTGTATTTCGAACCGGATGATACACCAACATTTGAAGATGCTGATGAAGATGATATGCAAGCATTGGCCCAATGCGTCTTCAATgtgtttgaagatgaagatgatatccAGCAAATTGAAAATCAGACTGTACCAAACTTAAATGCTGAAAAGTTTAATAAAGTATTGGAAGATGAAAAGAAAGAATTATATCCCGGCTGTAAGTTCTCTGTTCTTTCGTTCATTGTTAGACTCTTCCATTCAAAATGTGTTGGAAAATGTAATGAAAAAGGATTCAGCATGATTCTTGACACAATGAGGGGAGCCTTCCTTCATGCTGCCATACCGAAGTCattgtatgaattaaggaagataaTAAGAGATTTGGGTCTAGGTTATGAGAAAATTGATGCTTGTCCAAATGATTGTATGTTGTACTGGAAAGAAAACAAGGACAAAATTAAGTGTGACGTATGTCAGACCTCAAGATATAAACAAATTAATAATGATTCTGAAAATGAGTCAACCACAGAAGCTGATAATGATGGTGATTATAAAGCTAAGAAGGTTGGAGCAAAAGTGTTGCGTTATTTTCCACTCATACCACGCTTGCAAAGATTGTTTATGTCGCCTAAAACAGCCGGGTCGATGAGATGGCATGAAGAGAGTTGTACGAAAGATGGTAGATTAAGACATCCCGCAGATTCACCGGCCTGGAAAACATTCGATTATGAGAATAAGGAATTTGCTAAAGAACCTCGTAATGTGAGGCTTGGTTTGGCGAGTGATGGGTTTAACCCTTTGGAAACATGA